One segment of Pseudomonadota bacterium DNA contains the following:
- a CDS encoding DUF350 domain-containing protein: protein MNTDFLFASLFNLGINLLFTIIALIIGVTALILIDKRILKSVDIEAELKKGNVAVAIFASTILIFVALIVSFGLKG, encoded by the coding sequence ATGAATACTGACTTTCTCTTCGCCAGCCTGTTCAATCTGGGCATCAATCTGCTCTTCACGATCATCGCCCTGATCATCGGCGTGACCGCGCTGATCCTGATCGACAAACGGATCCTGAAGTCAGTCGACATCGAAGCGGAGCTCAAAAAGGGCAACGTGGCGGTGGCCATTTTCGCCTCCACGATTCTGATCTTCGTCGCCCTGATCGTGTCCTTCGGTCTGAAGGGCTGA
- a CDS encoding transglutaminase domain-containing protein, with protein MRTAIALLGVVVFFLFALVELQTALDGRQPIDQSIEEQLRRARAVPLPHQNTLQDGYVEVPGQAGRFSQATLQEATENRTGRDHTYAWSWGSRDDTATTASALGLDDLHHFVNSYLIGYQPFETDQLWVPLYVLASRKVYEFDHLQYTGLKDVWQNSAQAFRQTRGDCEDHAIALADWLIDMGVDARVALGDYKNEGHAWVMVNRDGLTYLLEATGKQRLSRWSEYRLAATETDYRPKYMFNREHFWVNTGSVFTVRYEGASWRRASAFHPL; from the coding sequence GTGCGCACGGCGATCGCCCTGCTGGGCGTCGTAGTCTTCTTCCTCTTCGCCCTGGTGGAGCTGCAAACGGCGTTGGACGGGCGGCAGCCGATCGACCAATCGATCGAAGAGCAGCTACGCCGCGCGCGCGCCGTGCCACTGCCGCACCAGAACACGCTTCAGGACGGCTACGTCGAGGTGCCCGGCCAGGCGGGCCGTTTCTCCCAGGCCACGCTGCAGGAGGCCACCGAGAACCGAACGGGCAGGGACCATACCTACGCGTGGAGCTGGGGCAGTCGCGACGACACGGCCACCACCGCATCCGCCTTAGGTCTGGACGACCTGCACCACTTCGTCAATTCCTACCTCATCGGTTATCAGCCCTTCGAAACTGACCAGCTGTGGGTGCCCCTCTACGTGCTGGCGAGCCGCAAGGTCTACGAGTTCGATCACCTGCAGTACACGGGCCTCAAGGACGTCTGGCAGAACTCGGCCCAGGCCTTTCGCCAGACCCGCGGCGACTGCGAAGACCACGCCATCGCGCTGGCGGATTGGCTGATCGACATGGGCGTGGACGCACGCGTGGCCCTGGGCGACTACAAGAACGAGGGCCATGCCTGGGTGATGGTCAATCGCGATGGGCTCACCTACCTACTGGAAGCGACCGGCAAGCAGCGGCTGTCGCGCTGGAGCGAGTACCGGCTGGCGGCCACGGAGACCGATTACCGACCGAAGTATATGTTCAATCGCGAGCATTTCTGGGTGAACACGGGGAGCGTCTTCACTGTGCGCTACGAGGGCGCGAGCTGGCGTCGCGCCTCGGCCTTCCATCCGCTTTGA
- a CDS encoding acyl-CoA desaturase, translated as MRPDVFRVDGEGANATDGKVVWAPVKSLWFNGHLLVTALGGPLFFSMDAVLVCLVLTYSTLLLGHSVGMHRRLIHRTFRTHPLIDGVLVYLGVLVGMAGPLGILRIHDVRDWAQRLPHCHDFFSHRRGFVVDALWNLNCRFAFDRPPAFRVDRSTDENRWYRFLERTWMLQQLPVAALLYWLGGWSWVVWGVSARIVLSVAGHWTVTYITHNPGPGEWWVREAGVQASNLPGWGVLTMGECWHNNHHAFPESARIGLDGQADPGWWVIDGLARAGLAYDIGYPRAKTMRDDLTPLDSRGCGPAAR; from the coding sequence ATGCGACCCGATGTGTTCAGAGTCGATGGCGAGGGTGCCAACGCCACAGACGGCAAGGTGGTGTGGGCGCCCGTGAAATCCCTGTGGTTCAACGGCCACCTGCTGGTCACCGCCTTGGGCGGCCCCCTGTTCTTCTCGATGGATGCAGTGCTCGTGTGCCTCGTGCTCACGTACTCGACCCTGCTGCTCGGGCACTCGGTGGGCATGCACCGGCGGCTCATCCATCGCACCTTCCGCACCCACCCGCTCATCGACGGCGTGCTCGTGTACCTCGGCGTGCTGGTGGGGATGGCCGGGCCCTTGGGCATCTTGCGCATTCACGACGTGCGTGACTGGGCGCAACGCCTCCCGCACTGCCATGACTTCTTCTCCCATCGGCGAGGATTCGTGGTGGATGCGCTGTGGAACCTCAACTGTCGCTTCGCCTTCGATCGCCCCCCCGCCTTTCGCGTGGACAGATCCACCGACGAGAACCGGTGGTATCGCTTCCTGGAGCGAACCTGGATGCTGCAGCAACTGCCCGTCGCGGCGCTGCTCTACTGGCTGGGCGGCTGGAGTTGGGTCGTGTGGGGCGTCTCCGCGCGCATCGTGCTCAGCGTGGCCGGCCATTGGACCGTGACCTACATCACCCACAACCCAGGGCCAGGGGAGTGGTGGGTACGCGAGGCAGGCGTGCAAGCCTCGAATCTGCCGGGTTGGGGCGTGCTGACCATGGGGGAGTGCTGGCACAACAACCACCATGCGTTCCCGGAATCTGCGCGCATCGGCCTGGACGGGCAGGCGGACCCTGGGTGGTGGGTGATCGACGGACTTGCGCGCGCCGGGCTCGCCTACGACATCGGCTATCCGCGCGCGAAGACGATGCGCGATGATCTCACGCCGCTGGATTCACGAGGGTGCGGGCCGGCGGCACGGTAG
- a CDS encoding DUF4157 domain-containing protein — translation MRTPAQPTHQRHAEQAANAPAKGRGHGSAADRGAVCNQSMQRARQSLGSGDEHRIAREGMQGSAQPLPHRAQLDRAFGENALEGLRAHHDPQAARACAQLGVNAYTRGDTVVFARPPSLATTAHEAAHALQQRRASTLAPGRGRRGDRHERHADAVAAKVSAGQSAAGVLDKMPSGPTPALQFEEPKKDDEAKVEIPDPDYNNTDLISEVYKDLYGAKFIGFDQGRALEYDPSLALKGTEYSSVYTLLNARLMAGIYGGKFEDYVKTLGPLGISGSKDTVSSVLDLASLGGGVRIADYVGSDLFLKHRLLPALKSPKGFATTAFFLGLAQAVNSGVVAAKHDASKGEEEPDAFADPLWLQHLGLIRGIGMAAATGLPYFKAPGVFGGMGPLSAPSYKGSSDSHPSVPGLPGFELDYQVSGDGQGKKGTVGIPFNVAPLLAPDGADSSKLGKYRGPQLMPWFKYQGTTPTANQAAGGAVDSHYFEGGVLAGGAGHTGLLEGGVRADDRFRAQMLYLRGAYSYSAMEGSPLSEIGLGAGYLNWKPGSKEAKQLADGDSGVGDHRFRITPFLTLGDMLTADDQSLSFNASATTAFGGAAPFYLAMMNAGLGYKQLARDSEGKVDKDALPEWSVSGGFSAARPSWFDPNMPMLYGAQLKGNVGPFFLGTQFHTGQDNLSEAQSKSLGIEEGDRRQFELMFNLGWNFGVMHQRGKIQKD, via the coding sequence ATGCGCACACCGGCCCAACCCACCCACCAGCGACACGCCGAGCAGGCGGCGAACGCTCCCGCCAAAGGCCGCGGCCACGGTTCCGCGGCTGACCGTGGGGCCGTCTGCAACCAGAGCATGCAGCGCGCCCGCCAATCGCTTGGGTCAGGCGACGAACATCGGATAGCCCGCGAGGGCATGCAGGGCAGTGCGCAGCCGCTGCCGCACCGTGCGCAACTCGACCGCGCCTTCGGTGAGAACGCACTGGAGGGTCTTCGCGCGCACCACGACCCCCAAGCGGCCCGTGCCTGTGCTCAACTCGGCGTGAACGCTTACACGCGGGGCGACACGGTCGTTTTCGCTCGCCCGCCCTCTCTGGCCACCACGGCGCACGAAGCCGCCCACGCACTCCAGCAACGCCGCGCCAGCACCCTGGCGCCGGGCCGTGGGCGCCGCGGAGATCGTCACGAACGGCATGCCGACGCGGTCGCAGCGAAGGTGAGTGCTGGCCAGTCCGCCGCCGGGGTGCTCGATAAGATGCCTAGCGGGCCAACGCCAGCCCTCCAGTTCGAAGAGCCGAAAAAGGACGACGAGGCAAAGGTCGAGATCCCGGACCCGGACTACAACAACACGGACCTCATCTCAGAGGTCTACAAGGATCTCTACGGCGCGAAGTTCATCGGCTTCGACCAGGGACGAGCCCTCGAGTACGACCCGAGCCTCGCCCTCAAAGGCACCGAGTACTCGTCCGTCTACACCTTGCTCAACGCACGCTTGATGGCCGGCATCTACGGCGGCAAGTTCGAAGACTACGTGAAGACCCTGGGGCCCCTTGGCATCAGCGGGAGCAAAGATACCGTTAGCAGCGTCCTCGATCTCGCGAGCCTCGGGGGCGGAGTGCGTATCGCCGACTACGTCGGGTCTGACCTGTTTCTGAAGCACCGTCTCCTGCCGGCGCTCAAGTCCCCGAAGGGATTTGCTACTACCGCGTTCTTCCTGGGCCTCGCGCAGGCGGTGAACTCAGGCGTCGTCGCAGCCAAGCACGACGCGTCCAAGGGGGAGGAGGAGCCTGACGCCTTTGCTGACCCGCTGTGGCTCCAGCACCTGGGGTTGATCCGCGGCATCGGCATGGCCGCAGCCACCGGTCTGCCGTATTTCAAGGCACCCGGTGTGTTTGGTGGCATGGGCCCCCTGAGCGCCCCCAGCTACAAGGGCAGCAGCGACAGCCATCCGAGCGTGCCGGGCCTGCCGGGGTTCGAACTGGACTACCAGGTCTCGGGCGACGGTCAGGGCAAGAAGGGCACGGTGGGCATACCGTTCAACGTCGCGCCCCTCTTGGCGCCCGACGGCGCGGACAGCAGCAAGCTCGGTAAGTACCGCGGTCCGCAGCTCATGCCGTGGTTCAAGTACCAAGGCACCACACCCACCGCCAACCAAGCGGCGGGTGGGGCTGTCGACTCGCACTACTTCGAAGGTGGCGTACTCGCCGGCGGCGCCGGCCACACGGGGCTGTTGGAGGGGGGTGTCCGCGCAGACGATCGATTCCGCGCCCAGATGCTGTACCTGCGAGGCGCTTACAGCTACAGCGCAATGGAAGGCAGCCCGCTCAGCGAGATCGGTTTGGGCGCCGGCTATCTGAACTGGAAGCCGGGCAGCAAGGAGGCGAAGCAGCTGGCCGACGGGGACTCCGGCGTGGGTGATCATCGCTTTCGGATCACACCGTTTCTAACCCTAGGCGACATGCTGACGGCGGACGACCAGAGCCTGTCTTTCAACGCATCGGCGACCACCGCCTTCGGCGGCGCTGCACCCTTCTATCTGGCGATGATGAACGCTGGCCTCGGCTACAAGCAGCTTGCGCGCGACAGCGAAGGCAAGGTCGACAAGGACGCTCTGCCCGAGTGGTCCGTGAGCGGTGGCTTTTCCGCTGCCCGGCCGAGCTGGTTCGACCCCAACATGCCGATGCTCTACGGCGCCCAGCTGAAGGGCAATGTCGGGCCCTTCTTCCTCGGCACTCAGTTCCATACGGGCCAGGACAACCTGTCCGAAGCGCAGAGTAAGTCGCTGGGGATCGAGGAAGGCGACAGACGTCAGTTCGAACTGATGTTCAACCTCGGTTGGAACTTCGGCGTCATGCACCAGCGCGGCAAGATACAGAAGGACTGA